The following nucleotide sequence is from Gymnodinialimonas sp. 202GB13-11.
GGGCTGGCCGGTACACGCGATGAGATGCTGGAGGTTATCCTCGATCCGCTTGCGCTGGAGGCTTACAACGTCACCGCCGCCGATTTGATCAACGCTGTGGTCAACAACAACCAGCTGATCGCTGCCGGTGAAGTTGAAACGGCGGGCGGCGCGATTTCCATCACGATCCCGTCGAGCTTTGACAACGCACAGGACGTCTACAACCTTGCCGTGACAGTGAATGGCGACCGCGTTGTGACCCTTGGGGAACTCGCTGAAATCCGCCTGACCTACCAAGACGAGACCGGCACCGCACGCTTCAACGGTGAGACGACGGTGGCGCTTCAAGTCGTCAAACGGCAGGGTTTCAACATCATCGACACGGTTGAATTGATCCGCGCCGAAGTGGAGCGGGTTCAGGAAAGCTGGCCCGAGGAACTACGCGCCTCCGTCACTGTTGAGACAACGCTCGACCAATCCGTGCAGGTGGACTCCATGGTCCGCCAACTTGAAGGTTCCGTCCTGACGGCCATCGCGCTTGTGATGATCGTCGTTCTGGCCGCCCTTGGCACACGCTCCGCCCTTTTGGTGGGCTTCGCCATCCCAACATCGTTCCTTCTGTGCTTCATCCTTCTGGGTGTGATGGGCATCACCATCTCAAACATCGTGATGTTCGGCCTGATCCTCGCGGTGGGTATGCTGGTGGACGGCGCGATTGTCGTCGTTGAATACGCCGATCGCCGCCTGAAAGAAGGCGCGCGGCCGATGCAGGCCTATGCCGACGCCGCCAAACGGATGTTCTGGCCAATCGTCTCGTCGACCGCGACAACGCTTTGTGCCTTCTTGCCGATGTTGTTCTGGCCCGGTGTGCCTGGCGAATTCATGGGCATGTTGCCTGTGACACTGATCTTCGTTCTGTCGGCATCGCTAATCGTGGCGCTAATCTACTTGCCTGTTCTGGGCGGTGTGGCTGCGCGGTTCAGCCGGGTGATCGACAATGCGGCGGCGGTCGTGAAGGGATTGATCCCTTGGTATCTCGCGCGCCTCGCCCTGACGATCGGCGCAGGTTACCTGATGTTCAGGGCGGCGCTGAACGTCGTGCAGCCCGGTGTGTTGCTGCCGATGCCCGCCGACATGTCGCCAGTGATGCAAATGGCGCTCGGCGGCATCGTATTTGTCGTGACTTGCGTGATCATGTCCGTTCTGATCGCGACCGTGCAATTCGCACGCCGCGAAAAGGCCGTGCAGTCTGGCTACAAACGCTCGCCCTTCGGGTGGTTCGTTCATTTCCTGACGGGCAACCCGTTGATGCCAGTTGTCTCAGTAGTGGCCGTGCTTGGCTTTGTCGGGTTCACGTTCAGCTACTTCGGTGAGAACAGCAACGGCGTGGAATTCTTCGTGGCGACCGAGCCCGAGAATGCCATCGTCTATGTCCGTGCGCGTGGCAATCTCAGCGTGCAGGAACAAGACGCGTTGGTCTCACAGGTCGAGGACATTGTGCTTGAAACCGATGGTGTGCGGGACGTGTTCGCCTTTGCAGGCTCCGGTGGGTTGAACAACAACACTGGCGGCGCGGCGGCCCCGTCCGACACAATCGGGCAGGTCCAGATCGACCTTGAGCCATGGGGCGAACGCGCTGACGGCGACATGATCCTTGATGCGCTGCAAGCACGCCTAGACCAGATCCCCGGCATCCAGACTGAGATCTTCTCGGCCTCCACTGGCCCGGCGGAAGGCAAGCCTATCAGCCTGCGCCTTGCGGGCGATAATTGGGAAGAGCTTCAGGAAGCCACCCGGATCGTGCGGGAGTATTACGCCAGCCTCGATGGCCTGACACTGATCGAAGATACGCTCCCCCTGCCCGGCATCGACTGGCAGATCAACGTCGATGTTGAAGCCGCTGGCCGCTACGGCGCTGACGTGGCGACCGTGGGTGCAATGGTGCAGCTTGTGACGCGCGGTATCCTGCTCGACACGATGCGCGTGCCAACCTCGGATGAGGAAATCGACATCCGCGTCCGTTTCCCGGAAGAGGCGCGCGTGCTGTCCACACTCGATAGCCTCCGGGTGCGCACCCGCGACGGTCTTGTGCCGCTGTCCAACTTCGTCTCGTGGGAGCCGACGCCCCAATTGGCCACCATCGAACGCTACAACCAGCAGCGCTTTTTCATGGTGAAGGCGGATGTCTATTCCGGGTTGGAACGAGTCGACGATGCGGACGGGAACATCATCGCCCTGATCCGCGATGTGGCCGAGATCGCCACAGGCGACACGACAGCGGATTTTGAACATCAGGAGGTCGGCTATCAGCTCTATGCGAATTACTCCGACCTCGATGTGTCCGAGATCGCGGATGGCGTGATTGCGGGTGATTTACCAACCACCCCAGTCACGGCTAACGAACGGATCGAGCGCATCACCGAATGGCTTGAGACGCAGGATGTTTTGCCGGCCTCAGTCAGTTGGGAATGGGCAGGCGACCAGGAAGATCAGGCGGAAAGCCAGGCCTTCCTGAGTTCGGCCTTCGCTGCAGCCCTTGGCTTGATGTTCATCATCCTGCTGGCGCAATTCAACTCCGTCTACAATGCGATCCTCGTGCTGCTGGCCGTTGTCCTGTCCACCACGGGCGTGTTGTGGGGCATGATCGTGATGGATCAGACCTTCTCAATCATCATGACCGGAACGGGCATCGTGGCGCTGGCGGGGATCGTGGTGAACAACAACATTGTTCTGATCGACACCTATCAGGAATACAGTCGCTACATGCCTCGGCTTGAGGCGATTGTCCGCACGGTCGAGGCGCGTATTCGTCCGGTTCTGTTGACCACCATCACAACCATGGCCGGTCTGGCACCGATGATGTACGGCATCAGCCTGGATTTCGGCAGTGGTGGCTATACGATCGACAGCCCCACGGCGCTTTGGTGGAAACAGCTGGCGACGGCAGTGGTCTTCGGCCTTGGCATCGCAACCTTCCTGACGCTTTTGTTCACGCCGTCGCTTCTGGCACTTCGCATCTGGTTCTGGACGATCCTGTCCTGGGGTGCGCGAGGTCTTGCGCGGGTAGGTGCAAACAGCATGAGCCAGCGGGCGCAGGATTGGGCGTTGCAACGACAGGCTCGCCGCGCGCAGAACCCGGTCATCTTCTGGGACGAAGACCCGCGCGAAGATGAGGTGGCGGCTCTGGAAGTGCCGGAAGAGGATCTGACGTTGAACGAGATGGCAACGGAAGATCCGATCCCACCTGCGCCGGAGGATCTGCCGCCCGAGGCTGATCCATTCGAGGATACGGAACTCGACAACGACATCCCGCCGCAACCGCCCCTGCGCGCCGCGGAGTGATCCTTCCTTAGGGTCGGGCACGTTGCAGGACGTGTCCGACCCGGCTTGATGCGCTGGCCCAATGGCGGATCATCGGGTGATACAAAAAGTCTAAGAAGCGTAAACGAAAATCCGTTTATGCCATTAAATCAATATCTTAAACTCTAAGTGCAACTATGCATATTCCGCTTTCGGGCGTCAGGCGGCCTCGTCTTCGTTCGCCTGCCGATGCCAAAGCTGCGCATAGCGTCCATCCTGCTCTAGCAACGCATCGTGCGTGCCTTCTTCAACCACCTCGCCCTTCTCAAGCACAACGATCCGGTCCGCATCCACGATGGTGGACAGACGGTGAGCAATGGTGAGAACTGTCCGCCCCTCACCCATCGCCTTCAACTCGGCCTGAATCTCCATCTCCGTATCCGTATCAAGCGCAGACGTCGCCTCATCCAGAACAAGGATCGGCGGATCTTTCAGAAGGGTCCGCGCAATACCCACACGCTGTTTTTCACCGCCCGACAATTTCAAGCCCCGCTCACCAACGGCTGTCTCGTAGCCCTCCGGTAGTGACAGGATGAAATCATGCACCTGTGCAGCTTTCGCCGCCGCCTCAACCTCATCCCGGCTCGCGCCATCGCGGCCATAAGCGATGTTGTAGAAAATGGTGTCGTTGAACAGCACCGTATCCTGCGGAACCACACCAATCCGCGCGTGTAGGCTTTCCTGCGTCACATCCCGCAGGTCCTGTCCGTCGATGGTGATCCGCCCGTCGCCGACATCGTAGAACCGGAACATGAGCCGCCCGATGGTGGATTTGCCTGACCCGGAAGAGCCGACAACGGCAACAGTCTGCCCGGCTGGGATGTCGATATCGACGCCTTTAAGGATCGGGCGCGACGGCTCATAGCCAAAAACAACGTTTTCCAGGCGCACATTGCCGCCCTCGACCTGCAGAGGCTTGGCGTCTGGGGCATCACGCACTTCTTGCGGCTGTTCCAGCAGATCAAACATCTCACCCATATCCACAAGCGCCTGCCGGATTTCGCGGTAGACCGTGCCAAGAAAATTCAGCGGCATGGTGATCTGGATCATGTAGGCGTTGACCATGACGAAATCGCCAACGGTCAGATCGCCCGATTGCACGCCCATGGCCGCCATGACCATAACTGCAACCAGACCGCCGGTGATAATGAGGGATTGCCCGAAGTTGAGCGCCGCCAAGGAATAGGAAGTTTTGAGCGCCGCCGCCTCATACCCCTCCATCGAGGCATCGTAACGGCGCGCCTCGCGGGTCTCAGCGCCAAAGTACTTGACCGTCTCGAAGTTCAGCAAACTGTCGACGGCTTTCTGGTTCGCATCAGTGTCCTGATCGTTCATCTCCTTGCGGATACGAACGCGCCATTCCGTGACCTTGAAGGTGAACCAGACGTAAGCCGCAATCGTGACGGCGAGCACGAACAGGTAGTTGATGTCGAAGACTACGGCCAGGATGATCCCGGTGAGCGCGAGCTCAAGGATCAGCGGACCGATGGAAAACAGCAGGAAGCGCAGAAGGAATTCAACACCTTTCACCCCGCGCTCGATGATGCGGCTGAGGCCACCCGTCTTGCGCGTGATGTGGTAGCGAAGGGACAGCGCGTGGATGTGCTGGAACGTCTCCAATGCCAGCTGTCGCAGCGCCCGCTGTGCGACACGGGCGAACACGGCATCGCGGAGCTGCTGGAAGCCCACGTTCATGACGCGGGTCAGGCCGTAGACGACAGTGATTGCGACGGCCCCTGCCCCAAACATCCAAGCGGGCGACGTCCCTTCCCCTGACAGGATATTCACGGCTTCACGGTAGAAAAACGGTGTGGTGACGGCGATCACTTTGGCCAAGGCCAGCATGCCCAAGGCGATCACAACGCGCTGCTTTACCCATGGTTTGTCGTCGGGCCAAAGGTAAGGCGCGACTTTGCGGATCGTGCGCCAGCCAGAGCGACGCTCGGCCACCTCCTGCGCTTCAATGGGATCGGGTGTGTTGCTAGGCGCGGGGCCGCTTTGCCCCTGCGCACTTGTGTCGGCTGGCATGCAGGCTCGCCCCTTTATTCGTCAGGTGCATAACCTAGGGTGTCGCCCCGGGGACTACCAGTGCTGCCGCTCAGTTCCGTGCTGTGTCGTCGCCCATTTCCGGCATGCGGAAAATCTGGCCCGGAAAGATCCAGTTCGGATCGCGGATCTGATCGCGGTTTTCCTCAAAGATCTGAACGTAGAGGATGCCATCGCCGAAGTTGTTTTCGGCCATGCCCCACAGGGTAAAGCCGGGCTGCACCGTGATCACGTCGATGCCCTGTGCTGCGGCCTGCGCGGGTGCCTCGGCCACACGCTCCGGATCTTCGCGCAGGAATGGCGTTGTGACCTGGCTTTCGACGGTGCCATCTTCGGCCAGTTCCGCCACCACCAAATCGTACGTGCCCGGGTCGACATCGGGCAGTTGCAACGACCACGCGCCATTGGCCCCGACCTCGCCCAATTGGATTGGCTGGTTGTTGAGGTAGACCTGAATATCTGCCGTCGCAGGACCACGCCCGGCCAGAATAACTGCTCCACTTGCGTCGTATGAAATTGCGTCCAGTTGCACCTCGGTCTGCACAGCCGGTGTACCCGGGCCCTGCGCAATGCGCAGACCGTCCGGCCCGGCGATCAGCACCGCCGGGGGTTGGCTTGGCTCAGCTGTGGCAAGGTTCGGTGCGGCGGCGATGGGGCCGGTGGAACCGGCGGTCGCTTCAATGGCGGCTGGCGGACCTAGAGAAGGTGCAGCGGCAACGGTCTCGGGTTGCGGCGCTGCCGGGCCTTCTGCAAGAGTTTCGGGGTCAACATCTGGCGCGGCTTCAGGTGAGGCAGCTTCTGAATCGGCCGTTTGATCACCTTCATCGACGATAGGCTCAGCTATTTCCTGCTCAACCGTTTCGCCCTCCGCAGCGGTTGGGAGGTCGTCCGGCGAAGGATCGACGCTCGCCAGAGCAAATGGCGCGACAAGAACAGACTCCGGGCCGGGCAAAGCTGGCACGCCTTCGGGGCGACCCTCGGCTGAAATCATGCGCGGGGCGTCTGAGGGCTCTAGCGTCAGGAAGGCCACAAAATCGCCTGCGCCGTCCGCCTCAACCAGTGCGACTTCTGAGCCATCGAGCAGAATGGCAACCGGCCAACCCGGCTCTGTCTGGCCCGCGATCAGCGTGCTTCCGTTAGGCTCGACGCGGACCACATCCAGCAGCGGCGCGCCAATCGCTGGCTCCTCTGCCAGGTCAGGTTGCACGGGTGCTTCCGGGGTTGCGGGGGAGAGCTCGACACTTTCGAGGATCGGAGCAACTGGCGTTTCGGGATCGGCGTCCGACGTCAAAACCGAGTAGCCAACAGCGCTGGCAACCAACAGCACGGCCCCACCGGCGGCCGCGCCGACAACTCCGGAACTTGAACCAAACATTGCCGCGATCTTCATGGACGACCCCGCCGCATGATATTCCCCTCGGAACGCTCCACGGCCGCTTCGCCATGACGGCTTGAGCGGCCCGCACATCCTCCCTATCAGGGGGGAAAGGAATCCAAAACACAAGGTATAGTGATGTCCACCTTCTCATTGTGTGTCTATTGTGGCGCGCGACCCGGTTCCAACCCGTCATATATGGCTGCAGCAACAGAGCTGGGGCAGGCCATTGCACAGGCGAATATGCGTCTGGTCTATGGCGCCGGAGATGTCGGGATCATGGGCGCGGTTGCGCGCGCCGCACAGACAGGTGGAGCCGAAACCTTTGGCGTGATCCCTACTCATCTGATGGACATGGAAGTGGGCAAGACAGACCTGTCAACTTTCGTCGTCACCGAGACGATGCATGAGCGCAAGAAGGTGATGTTCATGAATGCCGATGCGGTGGTTGTTCTTCCGGGGGGCGCGGGGTCGCTGGATGAGTTTTTCGAAGCTCTGACATGGCGGCAATTGCGGCTGCATGAAAAGCCGATCTTCCTGCTGAATGTAGACGGCTATTGGGACCCGCTGCGCGCAGTGTTGGATCATGTTGTGCGCGAGGGTTTTGCGGATCCATCCCTTTTGTCCTTCGTTCAAACCGTAGCAGACGTACCTGACCTGATGGCGAAGCTACAATAAGGCAGCGCACTGCCCCGCATTTCGACGGCAAGGCAGTGAGATGAGGGAATAAGCGCTAAGCGTCGACAGTCGCGTCTGTGATGCGCGTGGCGATCTCGTCGATCGGGTGATTGGTCAACACCAAGTCGATCTCCGCGACCACTTTGCCGGTTACCACCTGGTGAAGCTCTCGCCGCAACTCGCCTAGGATCTTGGGCGCTGCACATAGGATGATGCGG
It contains:
- a CDS encoding efflux RND transporter permease subunit codes for the protein MTGIIDWAASRARMVIAFVLLSLTAGAAAYIGLPKEGEPDIDIPGLFVSVPFPGISATDSERLLIRPMEAEFQDLDGLLSINSTAGESYAGVFLEFEFGWDKGETIADVRDAMGRAEVQFPEGAESYSINEINFSEFPIIIVALSGDAPERTLIRLANEMQAELETLSPVLEAGLAGTRDEMLEVILDPLALEAYNVTAADLINAVVNNNQLIAAGEVETAGGAISITIPSSFDNAQDVYNLAVTVNGDRVVTLGELAEIRLTYQDETGTARFNGETTVALQVVKRQGFNIIDTVELIRAEVERVQESWPEELRASVTVETTLDQSVQVDSMVRQLEGSVLTAIALVMIVVLAALGTRSALLVGFAIPTSFLLCFILLGVMGITISNIVMFGLILAVGMLVDGAIVVVEYADRRLKEGARPMQAYADAAKRMFWPIVSSTATTLCAFLPMLFWPGVPGEFMGMLPVTLIFVLSASLIVALIYLPVLGGVAARFSRVIDNAAAVVKGLIPWYLARLALTIGAGYLMFRAALNVVQPGVLLPMPADMSPVMQMALGGIVFVVTCVIMSVLIATVQFARREKAVQSGYKRSPFGWFVHFLTGNPLMPVVSVVAVLGFVGFTFSYFGENSNGVEFFVATEPENAIVYVRARGNLSVQEQDALVSQVEDIVLETDGVRDVFAFAGSGGLNNNTGGAAAPSDTIGQVQIDLEPWGERADGDMILDALQARLDQIPGIQTEIFSASTGPAEGKPISLRLAGDNWEELQEATRIVREYYASLDGLTLIEDTLPLPGIDWQINVDVEAAGRYGADVATVGAMVQLVTRGILLDTMRVPTSDEEIDIRVRFPEEARVLSTLDSLRVRTRDGLVPLSNFVSWEPTPQLATIERYNQQRFFMVKADVYSGLERVDDADGNIIALIRDVAEIATGDTTADFEHQEVGYQLYANYSDLDVSEIADGVIAGDLPTTPVTANERIERITEWLETQDVLPASVSWEWAGDQEDQAESQAFLSSAFAAALGLMFIILLAQFNSVYNAILVLLAVVLSTTGVLWGMIVMDQTFSIIMTGTGIVALAGIVVNNNIVLIDTYQEYSRYMPRLEAIVRTVEARIRPVLLTTITTMAGLAPMMYGISLDFGSGGYTIDSPTALWWKQLATAVVFGLGIATFLTLLFTPSLLALRIWFWTILSWGARGLARVGANSMSQRAQDWALQRQARRAQNPVIFWDEDPREDEVAALEVPEEDLTLNEMATEDPIPPAPEDLPPEADPFEDTELDNDIPPQPPLRAAE
- a CDS encoding ABC transporter ATP-binding protein/permease; its protein translation is MPADTSAQGQSGPAPSNTPDPIEAQEVAERRSGWRTIRKVAPYLWPDDKPWVKQRVVIALGMLALAKVIAVTTPFFYREAVNILSGEGTSPAWMFGAGAVAITVVYGLTRVMNVGFQQLRDAVFARVAQRALRQLALETFQHIHALSLRYHITRKTGGLSRIIERGVKGVEFLLRFLLFSIGPLILELALTGIILAVVFDINYLFVLAVTIAAYVWFTFKVTEWRVRIRKEMNDQDTDANQKAVDSLLNFETVKYFGAETREARRYDASMEGYEAAALKTSYSLAALNFGQSLIITGGLVAVMVMAAMGVQSGDLTVGDFVMVNAYMIQITMPLNFLGTVYREIRQALVDMGEMFDLLEQPQEVRDAPDAKPLQVEGGNVRLENVVFGYEPSRPILKGVDIDIPAGQTVAVVGSSGSGKSTIGRLMFRFYDVGDGRITIDGQDLRDVTQESLHARIGVVPQDTVLFNDTIFYNIAYGRDGASRDEVEAAAKAAQVHDFILSLPEGYETAVGERGLKLSGGEKQRVGIARTLLKDPPILVLDEATSALDTDTEMEIQAELKAMGEGRTVLTIAHRLSTIVDADRIVVLEKGEVVEEGTHDALLEQDGRYAQLWHRQANEDEAA
- a CDS encoding TIGR00730 family Rossman fold protein, yielding MSTFSLCVYCGARPGSNPSYMAAATELGQAIAQANMRLVYGAGDVGIMGAVARAAQTGGAETFGVIPTHLMDMEVGKTDLSTFVVTETMHERKKVMFMNADAVVVLPGGAGSLDEFFEALTWRQLRLHEKPIFLLNVDGYWDPLRAVLDHVVREGFADPSLLSFVQTVADVPDLMAKLQ